Proteins encoded by one window of Arachis hypogaea cultivar Tifrunner chromosome 1, arahy.Tifrunner.gnm2.J5K5, whole genome shotgun sequence:
- the LOC112704142 gene encoding cullin-1, with protein sequence MSMSERKTIDLEQGWDFMQKGITKLKNILEGLPEPQFSSEDYMMLYTTIYNMCTQKPPHDYSQQLYDKYKEAFEEYIQSTVLPSLREKHDEFMLRELVKRWANHKIMVRWLSRFFHYLDRYFIARRSLPPLNEVGLTCFRDLVYKELNGKVRDAVISLIDQEREGEQIDRALLKNVLDIFVEIGMGQMDHYENDFETAMLKDTSAYYSRKASNWILEDSCPDYMLKAEECLKREKDRVAHYLHSSSEPKLLEKVQHELLSVYANQLLEKEHSGCHALLRDDKVEDLSRMFRLFSKIPKGLDPVSSIFKQHVTTEGMVLVKQAEDAASTKRADKKDIVGLQEQVFVRKVIELHDKYLAYVNDCFQNHTLFHKALKEAFEVFCNKGVAGSSSAELLATFCDNILKKGGSEKLSDEAIEETLEKVVKLLAYISDKDLFAEFYRKKLARRLLFDKSANDDHERSILTKLKQQCGGQFTSKMEGMVTDLTLAKENQTSFEEYLSNNPNADPGIDLTVTVLTTGFWPSYKSFDLNLPAEMIRCVEVFKEFYQTKTKHRKLTWIYSLGTCNISGKFEPKTVELIVTTYQASALLLFNSSDRLSYSEIMTQLNLSDDDVSRLLHSMSCAKYKILNKEPNTKMISSTDEFEFNSKFTDKMRRIKIPLPPVDEKKKVIEDVDKDRRYAIDASIVRIMKSRKVLGYQQLVMECVEQLGRMFKPDVKAIKKRIEDLISRDYLERDKENPNMFKYLA encoded by the exons ATGTCGATGAGTGAGCGGAAGACCATCGACCTGGAGCAGGGATGGGATTTCATGCAGAAGGGCATCACCAAGCTCAAGAACATTCTAGAAGGCTTGCCTGAACCTCAGTTCAGCTCCGAGGACTACATGATGCTTTACAC AACCATCTATAACATGTGCACCCAAAAGCCTCCTCATGACTATTCCCAACAACTCTATGACAAGTACAAGGAGGCATTTGAAGAGTACATCCAATCAACG GTATTACCTTCTTTGAGAGAGAAGCATGATGAATTTATGTTGAGAGAACTTGTAAAGAGGTGGGCAAACCATAAAATTATGGTTAGGTGGCTTTCTCGTTTCTTTCATTATTTGGATCGCTACTTTATTGCCCGGAGGTCACTCCCACCCCTTAATGAAGTTGGCTTAACTTGCTTCCGTGATTTG GTTTACAAGGAGCTAAATGGGAAAGTTAGAGATGCAGTTATTTCTCTT ATTGATCAAGAACGTGAAGGAGAGCAGATTGATCGGGCTTTATTAAAGAATGTATTAGATATATTTGTTGAAATTGGGATGGGGCAAATGGATCACTATGAGAATGATTTTGAAACTGCAATGCTTAAGGACACTTCTGCTTATTACTCTCGGAAGGCTTCTAATTGGATCCTAGAAGATTCTTGTCCTGATTACATGCTCAAG GCTGAGGAGTGCTTAAAACGGGAGAAAGATAGGGTTGCTCATTATTTGCACTCCAGTAGCGAGCCAAAGTTGTTAGAG AAAGTTCAACATGAGCTGTTATCTGTGTACGCAAACCAACTCCTCGAGAAAGAGCACTCTGGATGTCATGCTTTGCTTAGAGATGACAAG GTTGAAGATCTGTCACGGATGTTCAGGCTATTTTCTAAAATACCTAAAGGCTTAGATCCTGTTTCCAGTATATTTAAGCAG CATGTTACCACTGAGGGTATGGTATTGGTTAAGCAGGCTGAAGATGCAGCTAGTACCAAAAGG GCAGATAAAAAGGATATCGTTGGTCTGCAGGAGCAG GTTTTTGTTCGGAAAGTGATTGAGCTGCACGACAAGTACCTCGCATATGTAAATGACTGTTTCCAGAATCATACTCTTTTCCACAAG GCTCTCAAGGAGGCTTTTGAGGTCTTTTGCAATAAAGGTGTTGCTGGGAGCTCCAGCGCTGAACTGCTTGCCACATTCTGTGACAACATTCTTAAGAAAGGTGGCAGTGAAAAATTGAGTGACGAAGCAATTGAAGAAACTCTGGAAAAG GTGGTCAAGCTACTTGCCTACATTAGCGACAAAGATTTGTTTGCTGAATTTTATAG GAAGAAGCTTGCTCGAAGACTTCTTTTTGACAAGAGTGCCAACGATGATCATGAGAGAAGTATTTTGACAAAATTGAAGCAACAATGTGGTGGACAGTTTacatcaaagatggaaggaatg GTTACAGACTTGACACTGGCAAAGGAGAATCAAACTAGCTTTGAGGAGTATTTAAGCAATAATCCTAATGCAGACCCTGGAATAGACTTGACAGTTACAGTTCTGACTACTGGCTTCTGGCCCAGTTACAAATCTTTTGATCTCAATCTTCCAGCGGAAATG ATCAGGTGCGTTGAAGTTTTCAAGGAATTTTATCAAACTAAAACAAAGCACAGAAAGCTTACATGGATTTACTCCTTGGGTACCTGTAATATAAGTGGGAAATTTGAACCAAAAACTGTGGAGCTGATTGTTACAACCTACCAG GCTTCAGCATTGCTTCTTTTCAATTCCTCGGATAGACTCAGTTATTCGGAGATCATGACTCAGTTAAACCTATCAGATGATGATGTTTCTAGACTGCTTCACTCTATGTCATGTGCAAAGTACAAGATTCTTAACAAAGAACCAAACACAAAAATGATATCTTCTACAGATGAATttgaattcaattcaaaatttacCGACAAAATGAGGAGGATCAAG ATTCCTCTCCCTCCTGTGGACGAGAAGAAAAAGGTAATTGAGGATGTTGACAAGGATAGAAGATATGCTATTGATGCCTCAATTGTGCGTATTATGAAGAGTCGCAAAGTTTTGGGATACCAACAGTTAGTCATGGAATGTGTTGAGCAGTTAGGTCGCATGTTTAAG CCTGACGTCAAGGCAATTAAAAAGCGGATTGAAGATTTGATTTCTCGGGACTACTTGGAAAGAGACAAAGAAAATCCAAATATGTTCAAGTACTTGGCTTGA
- the LOC112704333 gene encoding protein LATERAL BRANCHING OXIDOREDUCTASE 1: MAPVPISSIKVGHIDDVQELRKNRPKTIPERFVRDMSERPTPAMALSPPSSDMPVIDFSKLTKGNSEQIQSETLKLADACESWGFFQVLNHEVDLTLMEIMEKSSREFFMLPLEEKQKYQMAPGTVQGYGQAFVFSEDQKLDWCNMFALGIEPQFIRNPNLWPKKPATFSETVEVYSREMRKVCQNLLKYIGLGLGLEGDVFEKMFGEAVQAIRMNYYPPCSRPDLVLGLSPHSDGSALTVLQQAKGSPVGLQILKDQTWLPLQLIPNALLINIGDTIEVLTNGKYKSVEHRAVAHKDKDRLSIVTFYAPSYEVELSPMQEFVDEKNTCKYRRYNHGEYSKHYVTNKLQGKKTLDFAKI, encoded by the exons ATGGCTCCAGTGCCCATTTCTTCTATCAAAGTTGGGCACATTGATGATGTCCAAGAACTAAGAAAAAATAGACCTAAGACCATTCCTGAAAGATTTGTAAGAGATATGAGTGAGAGACCAACACCTGCTATGGCACTCTCACCACCATCTTCTGACATGCCTGTCATTGATTTCTCTAAGCTCACCAAAGGGAACAGTGAACAAATCCAAAGTGAAACTCTGAAGCTTGCAGATGCTTGTGAAAGTTGGGGTTTTTTTCAg GTACTTAATCATGAGGTTGACCTGACATTGATGGAAATCATGGAGAAAAGTAGTAGGGAATTTTTTATGCTTCCTTTGgaagaaaaacagaaataccagaTGGCTCCTGGTACAGTCCAAGGTTATGGCCAGGCTTTTGTTTTCTCAGAGGACCAGAAGTTGGATTGGTGCAATATGTTTGCTCTTGGAATTGAACCTCAGTTTATAAGGAATCCAAATCTATGGCCAAAGAAGCCAGCCACATTTAG TGAAACAGTGGAAGTGTATTCAAGAGAAATGAGAAAAGTATGCCAGAATCTGCTGAAATACATAGGATTAGGCCTAGGCTTGGAAGGGGATGTGTTTGAGAAGATGTTTGGTGAGGCAGTACAAGCAATAAGGATGAATTATTACCCTCCATGTTCAAGACCTGACCTTGTTTTAGGCCTAAGTCCTCACTCAGATGGAAGTGCCCTTACTGTTCTGCAGCAAGCAAAGGGAAGCCCTGTGGGACTTCAAATTCTCAAGGATCAAACATGGCTGCCTCTTCAACTCATCCCAAATGCCTTGCTCATTAACATTGGAGACACCATAGAA GTTCTAACAAATGGAAAATACAAGAGTGTGGAGCATAGAGCTGTGGCTCATAAAGACAAAGATAGGCTCTCAATTGTGACATTTTATGCTCCAAGCTATGAAGTGGAGCTAAGTCCAATGCAAGAATTTGTGGATGAAAAAAACACATGCAAGTATAGAAGATACAATCATGGAGAGTACAGCAAACATTATGTAACAAACAAGTTGCAGGGAAAAAAGACATTGGACTTcgcaaaaatctaa
- the LOC112704349 gene encoding pentatricopeptide repeat-containing protein At4g15720-like, with product MRQSLKSNLVITHTVSRQHNSFFHYDSNAKTYFIEQLQTCKNLISATTTHSNVVKSGLSNDTFTTNHLINCYVRFLKINHAHKLFDEMPQRNVVSWTSLMAGYVTCGRPNTALWLFHQMQGTLVLPNEFTFATLINACSILASLDMGRRIHGRVEVMGFESNRVVCSSLIDMYGKCNHVDEARMVFDSMCVRNVVSWTSMITTYAQNAQGHHALQLFREFTHLRMEKPNHFMLCSVISACASLGSLGSGKVTHGMVIRLCHDANDVVATALVDMYAKCGCVHYSDKVFRRIPNPSVIPYTSMIVGAAKYGLGTLSLQLFQEMIDRRIKPNDVTFVGVLHACSHSGLIDKGLELFNSMNGKYRVMPDSKHYTCVADMLGRIGRVEEAYQLAKSVHVERDGYSILWGTLLSASRLHGRVDIAFEASRRLIESNQQVAGAYVTLSNAYALAGDWENAHQLRSEMKHTGICKEPGSSWIEIKNSTYVFHAGDVSKCSQANEILSLLKELKHRMKERGYVGRTTGLVFVDIEEEAKEEIVSLHSEKLALAFGLINMPKGVTIRVMKNLRMCRDCHESFKLISDIVERDFVVRDVNRFHHFKNGLCTCGDFW from the coding sequence ATGAGGCAGTCGTTGAAGTCCAATTTGGTAATAACACACACTGTTTCGCGCCAACACAACTCATTCTTCCATTACGATTCCAATGCCAAAACCTACTTCATCGAACAGCTCCAAACTTGCAAGAATTTAATCTCTGCAACCACCACGCATTCCAACGTTGTCAAAAGTGGGTTATCAAATGACACTTTTACCACTAACCACCTTATCAACTGTTACGTCAGGTTCCTCAAAATTAACCATGCACATAAACTGTTCGACGAAATGCCTCAGCGTAATGTTGTGTCTTGGACTTCCCTTATGGCTGGTTATGTCACCTGTGGTCGACCCAATACCGCGCTTTGGCTCTTCCATCAGATGCAGGGGACATTGGTTCTTCCAAATGAATTCACATTTGCCACTCTCATCAATGCATGTTCTATCCTTGCCAGCCTTGACATGGGAAGAAGAATTCATGGTCGTGTTGAGGTTATGGGCTTTGAGTCCAATCGTGTTGTTTGTTCTTCCCTCATTGACATGTATGGGAAATGCAATCATGTTGATGAAGCTCGGATGGTTTTTGATTCCATGTGTGTAAGGAATGTGGTTTCTTGGACCTCCATGATCACCACTTATGCTCAAAATGCACAAGGCCATCATGCCCTACAATTGTTTAGGGAGTTCACTCACTTGAGGATGGAGAAACCAAACCATTTCATGTTGTGCAGTGTGATCAGTGCTTGTGCAAGCTTGGGCAGCCTAGGTTCTGGGAAGGTCACTCATGGAATGGTCATCCGTCTTTGCCACGATGCAAATGATGTAGTTGCTACAGCACTTGTGGACATGTATGCCAAATGTGGTTGTGTTCACTATTCTGATAAAGTCTTCAGGAGAATCCCAAATCCTTCTGTAATTCCCTATACTTCAATGATTGTTGGTGCTGCAAAATATGGACTTGGAACTTTGTCTCTACAACTTTTTCAGGAAATGATTGACAGAAGAATAAAACCCAATGATGTCACTTTTGTTGGAGTCTTACATGCTTGCAGCCATTCAGGGCTAATAGACAAAGGACTTGAGCTCTTCAACTCCATGAATGGGAAATACAGGGTGATGCCTGATTCAAAGCATTATACATGCGTTGCAGATATGCTAGGTCGAATAGGTCGTGTTGAGGAAGCCTACCAGTTAGCAAAATCAGTTCATGTAGAGCGGGATGGGTACTCCATATTGTGGGGAACACTTCTTTCAGCGAGTAGGCTTCATGGTAGAGTAGACATCGCCTTCGAAGCCAGCAGGCGGCTAATAGAGTCCAATCAGCAAGTAGCAGGTGCATATGTAACATTGTCCAATGCATATGCATTAGCAGGGGACTGGGAAAATGCTCATCAGTTAAGATCTGAAATGAAACATACTGGGATTTGCAAGGAACCTGGTAGCAGTTGGATTGAGATAAAGAACTCGACTTATGTGTTCCATGCTGGGGACGTCTCAAAGTGCTCTCAAGCGAATGAGATTCTGAGCTTGCTAAAGGAATTGAAACATAGAATGAAGGAAAGGGGATATGTAGGACGAACTACAGGTTTGGTgtttgttgatatagaagaggaAGCCAAAGAGGAAATTGTTAGTTTGCACAGTGAGAAACTTGCATTGGCGTTTGGATTAATAAATATGCCTAAAGGAGTCACAATCAGAGTAATGAAGAACTTGAGAATGTGCAGGGATTGTCATGAGAGCTTCAAGCTGATTAGTGATATTGTAGAGAGAGATTTTGTTGTGAGAGATGTGAATAGATTTCATCATTTCAAAAATGGTCTGTGTACATGTGGAGATTTTTGGTAA
- the LOC112704366 gene encoding sucrose nonfermenting 4-like protein isoform X2, with product MFSSSMDSARDTSGVAGTVLIPTRFVWPYGGRSVYLSGSFTRWSELLQMSPVEGCPTVFQVIHSLAPGYHQYKFYVDGEWRHDEHQPYISGEIGIVNTILLATDLNFVPVLNPDIASGSNMDVDNEGFRRVVRLTDGTLSEVLPRISDVDVQTSRQRISAFLSMRTAYELLPESGKVVALDVDLPVKQAFHILHEQIGSHGSNLTEEELETHTISAWKEGKSYLNRQNNGPGAVFPRRFIHAGPYDNLKDIAVKILQNEVSTVPVIHSSSEDGSFPQLLHLASLSGILKCICRYFRHCSSSLPILQLPICAIPVGTWLPKIGESNRRPLAMLRPSASVTSALNLLVQAQVSSIPIVDDNDSLLDIYCRSDITALAKDRAYTHINLDEMTVQQALQLGQDSYNPYELRSQRCQMCLRSDSLHKVMERLANPGVRRLIIVEAGSKRVEGVVSLSDIFKFFLC from the exons ATGTTCAGTTCGAGCATGGATTCTGCGAGAGATACAAGTGGTGTTGCAGGGACGGTGTTAATTCCCACGCGTTTTGTGTGGCCATATGGTGGAAGAAGTGTGTATCTCAGTGGTTCTTTCACACG GTGGTCCGAGCTTCTACAAATGTCGCCAGTGGAAGGTTGTCCAACTGTGTTTCAAGTTATTCATAGCTTAGCCCCCGGTTATCATCAG TACAAGTTTTATGTTGATGGAGAATGGCGGCATGACGAGCATCAACCTTATATATCTGGAGAAATCGGGATTGTTAACACTATTTTATTGGCTACTGATCTTAATTTCGTACCTGTTTTAAACCCAGACATAGCTTCTGGTTCTAACATGGATGTGGATAATGAGGGTTTTCGGCGTGTg GTCCGGTTGACAGATGGTACATTGAGTGAGGTATTGCCAAGAATATCAGATGTTGATGTACAAACCTCCCGTCAGCGTATCTCAGCATTCTTGTCAATGCGCACAGCTTATGAATTACTTCCGGAGTCAGGCAAG GTTGTTGCCTTGGATGTTGATCTGCCAGTGAAACAGGCATTTCACATTCTACATGAGCAG ATTGGTAGTCATGGATCCAATCTAACAGAAGAGGAGCTTGAAACGCATACCATATCTGCTTGGAAAGAAGGAAAATCTTATTTAAATAGACAAAATAATGGACCTGGAGCAGTATTTCCTAGGCGTTTTATCCAT GCGGGGCCATATGATAATTTGAAGGATATTGCTGTGAAGATCCTGCAAAATGAGGTTTCAACAGTTCCTGTTATCCATTCATCTTCTGAAGACGGTTCATTTCCACAGCTACTACATCTTGCTTCACTTTCTGGCATACTTAAAT GTATTTGCAGGTATTTTAGGCATTGCTCTAGTTCGTTGCCTATACTTCAACTTCCAATATGTGCAATTCCTGTGGGTACATGGCTGCCCAAAATTGGGGAGTCAAATCGACGACCTCTAGCAATGTTGAGACCAAGTGCTTCGGTTACTTCAGCACTAAACCTATTAGTTCAAG CTCAAGTAAGTTCAATACCAATAGTTGACGATAATGACTCATTACTGGATATATACTGTCGGAG TGATATAACAGCTTTGGCAAAGGACAGAGCTTATACACATATTAACCTTGATGAAATGACTGTACAGCAG GCATTGCAGTTGGGCCAGGACTCTTACAACCCTTATGAGCTGAGAAGTCAAAGGTGTCAGATGTGTCTGCGATCTGATTCTCTGCATAAAGTGATGGAACGCTTGGCGAATCCAG GTGTCAGGCGGCTAATCATCGTGGAAGCTGGCAGCAAGCGCGTTGAAGGCGTAGTCTCGTTGAGTGACATATTCAAGTTCTTCCTTTGTTAG
- the LOC112704366 gene encoding sucrose nonfermenting 4-like protein isoform X1 codes for MFSSSMDSARDTSGVAGTVLIPTRFVWPYGGRSVYLSGSFTRWSELLQMSPVEGCPTVFQVIHSLAPGYHQYKFYVDGEWRHDEHQPYISGEIGIVNTILLATDLNFVPVLNPDIASGSNMDVDNEGFRRVVRLTDGTLSEVLPRISDVDVQTSRQRISAFLSMRTAYELLPESGKVVALDVDLPVKQAFHILHEQGIPMAPLWDFCKGQFVGVLSALDFILILREIGSHGSNLTEEELETHTISAWKEGKSYLNRQNNGPGAVFPRRFIHAGPYDNLKDIAVKILQNEVSTVPVIHSSSEDGSFPQLLHLASLSGILKCICRYFRHCSSSLPILQLPICAIPVGTWLPKIGESNRRPLAMLRPSASVTSALNLLVQAQVSSIPIVDDNDSLLDIYCRSDITALAKDRAYTHINLDEMTVQQALQLGQDSYNPYELRSQRCQMCLRSDSLHKVMERLANPGVRRLIIVEAGSKRVEGVVSLSDIFKFFLC; via the exons ATGTTCAGTTCGAGCATGGATTCTGCGAGAGATACAAGTGGTGTTGCAGGGACGGTGTTAATTCCCACGCGTTTTGTGTGGCCATATGGTGGAAGAAGTGTGTATCTCAGTGGTTCTTTCACACG GTGGTCCGAGCTTCTACAAATGTCGCCAGTGGAAGGTTGTCCAACTGTGTTTCAAGTTATTCATAGCTTAGCCCCCGGTTATCATCAG TACAAGTTTTATGTTGATGGAGAATGGCGGCATGACGAGCATCAACCTTATATATCTGGAGAAATCGGGATTGTTAACACTATTTTATTGGCTACTGATCTTAATTTCGTACCTGTTTTAAACCCAGACATAGCTTCTGGTTCTAACATGGATGTGGATAATGAGGGTTTTCGGCGTGTg GTCCGGTTGACAGATGGTACATTGAGTGAGGTATTGCCAAGAATATCAGATGTTGATGTACAAACCTCCCGTCAGCGTATCTCAGCATTCTTGTCAATGCGCACAGCTTATGAATTACTTCCGGAGTCAGGCAAG GTTGTTGCCTTGGATGTTGATCTGCCAGTGAAACAGGCATTTCACATTCTACATGAGCAG GGAATTCCCATGGCTCCTCTTTGGGACTTCTGCAAGGGGCAGTTTGTTGGAGTTCTTAGTGCcctggattttattttaattttgagagAG ATTGGTAGTCATGGATCCAATCTAACAGAAGAGGAGCTTGAAACGCATACCATATCTGCTTGGAAAGAAGGAAAATCTTATTTAAATAGACAAAATAATGGACCTGGAGCAGTATTTCCTAGGCGTTTTATCCAT GCGGGGCCATATGATAATTTGAAGGATATTGCTGTGAAGATCCTGCAAAATGAGGTTTCAACAGTTCCTGTTATCCATTCATCTTCTGAAGACGGTTCATTTCCACAGCTACTACATCTTGCTTCACTTTCTGGCATACTTAAAT GTATTTGCAGGTATTTTAGGCATTGCTCTAGTTCGTTGCCTATACTTCAACTTCCAATATGTGCAATTCCTGTGGGTACATGGCTGCCCAAAATTGGGGAGTCAAATCGACGACCTCTAGCAATGTTGAGACCAAGTGCTTCGGTTACTTCAGCACTAAACCTATTAGTTCAAG CTCAAGTAAGTTCAATACCAATAGTTGACGATAATGACTCATTACTGGATATATACTGTCGGAG TGATATAACAGCTTTGGCAAAGGACAGAGCTTATACACATATTAACCTTGATGAAATGACTGTACAGCAG GCATTGCAGTTGGGCCAGGACTCTTACAACCCTTATGAGCTGAGAAGTCAAAGGTGTCAGATGTGTCTGCGATCTGATTCTCTGCATAAAGTGATGGAACGCTTGGCGAATCCAG GTGTCAGGCGGCTAATCATCGTGGAAGCTGGCAGCAAGCGCGTTGAAGGCGTAGTCTCGTTGAGTGACATATTCAAGTTCTTCCTTTGTTAG
- the LOC112704366 gene encoding sucrose nonfermenting 4-like protein isoform X3 yields the protein MDVDNEGFRRVVRLTDGTLSEVLPRISDVDVQTSRQRISAFLSMRTAYELLPESGKVVALDVDLPVKQAFHILHEQGIPMAPLWDFCKGQFVGVLSALDFILILREIGSHGSNLTEEELETHTISAWKEGKSYLNRQNNGPGAVFPRRFIHAGPYDNLKDIAVKILQNEVSTVPVIHSSSEDGSFPQLLHLASLSGILKCICRYFRHCSSSLPILQLPICAIPVGTWLPKIGESNRRPLAMLRPSASVTSALNLLVQAQVSSIPIVDDNDSLLDIYCRSDITALAKDRAYTHINLDEMTVQQALQLGQDSYNPYELRSQRCQMCLRSDSLHKVMERLANPGVRRLIIVEAGSKRVEGVVSLSDIFKFFLC from the exons ATGGATGTGGATAATGAGGGTTTTCGGCGTGTg GTCCGGTTGACAGATGGTACATTGAGTGAGGTATTGCCAAGAATATCAGATGTTGATGTACAAACCTCCCGTCAGCGTATCTCAGCATTCTTGTCAATGCGCACAGCTTATGAATTACTTCCGGAGTCAGGCAAG GTTGTTGCCTTGGATGTTGATCTGCCAGTGAAACAGGCATTTCACATTCTACATGAGCAG GGAATTCCCATGGCTCCTCTTTGGGACTTCTGCAAGGGGCAGTTTGTTGGAGTTCTTAGTGCcctggattttattttaattttgagagAG ATTGGTAGTCATGGATCCAATCTAACAGAAGAGGAGCTTGAAACGCATACCATATCTGCTTGGAAAGAAGGAAAATCTTATTTAAATAGACAAAATAATGGACCTGGAGCAGTATTTCCTAGGCGTTTTATCCAT GCGGGGCCATATGATAATTTGAAGGATATTGCTGTGAAGATCCTGCAAAATGAGGTTTCAACAGTTCCTGTTATCCATTCATCTTCTGAAGACGGTTCATTTCCACAGCTACTACATCTTGCTTCACTTTCTGGCATACTTAAAT GTATTTGCAGGTATTTTAGGCATTGCTCTAGTTCGTTGCCTATACTTCAACTTCCAATATGTGCAATTCCTGTGGGTACATGGCTGCCCAAAATTGGGGAGTCAAATCGACGACCTCTAGCAATGTTGAGACCAAGTGCTTCGGTTACTTCAGCACTAAACCTATTAGTTCAAG CTCAAGTAAGTTCAATACCAATAGTTGACGATAATGACTCATTACTGGATATATACTGTCGGAG TGATATAACAGCTTTGGCAAAGGACAGAGCTTATACACATATTAACCTTGATGAAATGACTGTACAGCAG GCATTGCAGTTGGGCCAGGACTCTTACAACCCTTATGAGCTGAGAAGTCAAAGGTGTCAGATGTGTCTGCGATCTGATTCTCTGCATAAAGTGATGGAACGCTTGGCGAATCCAG GTGTCAGGCGGCTAATCATCGTGGAAGCTGGCAGCAAGCGCGTTGAAGGCGTAGTCTCGTTGAGTGACATATTCAAGTTCTTCCTTTGTTAG